CTTCCGGAGGAGCGCGTAGGAGTAGGGGACGTTGTGGATCCCGTGCGCGCGGCGCACGAGGGCCAGGTTGTGCCTCGCGTCCGCGAGGCGAGGGTCCCCGGCGCCGAGCGCCCGCGCCGTCGCGTCGAGCTGGTTCGCGACCGCCGCGGTCCGGCGCTCGGTCCCCTCCTTCCAGTTCCGGTAGATCTTCTCGTAGGCGGCTCCGTGGCAGGCCATGCAGGACACGTTCGAAGCGCGGTTGACCTCACCGCCGTGGCCCGGCAGCTCCATGTGGCAGCCCTCGCACCGGACGCCCGCCTGGTACATGACGCTCGGCATGGCGGGAACGCCGCGTCCTCCGGTTCCGGTGTAGAGGCTCAGCTGCGGCGAGTGGCTCGTGTCGTGGCAGCTCTTGCACTCGGAGGCGGCCGTGTTGATCCGTGTCGCGGCGAGCTTGGCGTCGACCGGCGTCACGTGCTCCAGCAGCAGGTGGCAATCCATGCAGTCGATCTTGTGCTCGGCGACGTGCTTCCGGTGGAGTAGGTCCGTGTCGCGGTACTTCTCCAGCCGGGCTTGCTGGTTGTGGCACGTGACGCACCGCTCGCGAGGGACCTCGCCGGTGCTTCCCGCCGGTTGCGCGTGACACCACACGCACTCCATGCCGAACTCCTCCGCCTTGGAGTGATCGAACTGGACCTCGCCGGCGCGAACCGTCTTCCTCGGGTTGAGATGGCAGAGCGTGCAGCGCGCCGATCCTTCGCCCGCCTTCTGTCCCTTGAAGTGGCAGAGGATGCAGGTCGACGTGGTGACGGCAATGTGACTCCCTTGCACGATCTGGGAGTGGCACGACGTGCAGCGGAGGGTCTTCCCGCGCCGCATCTCGACCAGATGGGCGGAGTGGTCGAAGAGGACATCGCCGACCATCTCCTTCCCCATCAGGAGGCGCCGCTCGTGGCAGCGGAGACACGCGGCATCCTCGATCTCGGTCCACGGGTTGGTGCCGTACGTCGCCGTGAAGTAGCTGGCCACCATGGAGAGGGCCTCGAACTTCTTGTGGATCTCGGCGGTCACGCCCGGCGGGATGTGGCAGTCGACACACTCGATGTTCTTGTGCGAGGAGTGCCGCCAGGAGTCGTAGTAGGGCTTCATGATGTGGCACGACCCGCAGAACTGTGGCTGGCTCGTCACCTCGACCGTGATGAAGAGCCCGATCAGGCCCACGGCCGCGAGGATCCCCGCGCCCAGCCCGGCCGTGCGCCATCCTCTGGAACGGAGCGCCTCGCGGATACGGGTTGGAAGAGGGACGGGGGGAGGTGACTCGGCGCTCAAGGCTCCCGTCCCGTGGCTTCGCGCCGGCGGGCCCGGACCACGATGGCCGCCGTGAGGAAGAGATAGAACCAGAAGAGGCCCAGTCCCACGTAGCGCCACCGGCGCCCCGTGAGCTTCTCATCGATTTCGCGGGTCACCTCCGACGCGATCGACCGCGCTCGCCGGGTGTGGGACTCGATCTGGGTCGTGTCGACGGTGTGAGTGACCGGGAAGGTCTCGAGGAGAGCGGTCCGCGCGTCCTCGAGCCGCGACTGGTAGTCCTCGGTGTTGATCGGGATCGACGCAGCCTTCTCGACCGCGTGGTGTGCCTTCTGGATCGCCTCGTCCGCCGACGTGAGCATGACCTGGATCCGGCCTGCCACGCGTCCTTCGGGATCGCCGGGCTCGTGGCAGTCCCGGCAGATCACGTCGAAGCTGTCGAGCCGTGGCTCGGCGGTCTTGTGGTTCTGGTGGCAGGCGATGCACTCGGAGCGCCGGCCCCGCTCGATGGACCCCCGGTGCACGGAAGCCAGGAAGTAGGAGCGGGTCTTGGTGTGACACTGACCGCACACCTTGTCGACGTTGCCGAGTCCGGGCGGCACGGCTCCGTGGCTTCCGTGGCAATTCGCGCAGTGCGGGGCGGAGTCGTTGCCATCGAGAAGGAGGGCGCGGCCGTGAACGCCGTCCTTGTAGTCCTCATAGACGTTCTCGCGGACGCCGTGGCGTGCCATGAGGGCGGCATCTCCGTGACAACGCCCACAGGTGGACGGGATGTTCCGCTTCGCGACCAGGCTCTTGGGATCGGTTCCTGGACGGATCTCATGCTCCCCATGGCAGTCCGTGCACACGGCGACGCTCTCATCCCCCTTCGCGAGCGCGATCCCGTGCTGCGACGTCTTGTAGAGCGCGTACTGGTCGGCGGGGAGATTGTACGGCCGCATCTGCGCGATGTCGGAGTGGCACGTGGCGCAGAGCGCGGGGATGTCCCGGCGTCGCGGCTTGCCGCGGTATCCCTGGCCACGGTGGGCGCCCGCCACCGTGATGGCCGCGGGGTCGCCGCCATGGCACGAGACGCAACCGACCTCCTCGCTCTTGTGGATTCCCTTGTCGTACTCGACGCGGACATCCGAGTGGCACACGCCGCACATGCCCGACGTGCGCGCGGGCCGCGCACCGGCGGGCACGGAACGCAGCGGCTGGCCCGCGGCGTGCGGTACGGGAACGGCTGGCGGATGGGAGCCGGGGACCGTCCCCGTGGGAGGCCGTACCGCAGGCGATGGCGCGACGGATGACGGTGGGGCGACGGAGGCCGATTCCGGAGCCTGCGCGCGAACCGTGTCCGACGACTGGGCCCGGGCAGGCGGCGTGGCGGGACCCGCGAGGGCAAGGCACAGACCGCCCACCACGAAACAGAATCCCGGAAGGACGCCCGCGGATGTGCCGGCGCGAGCCGACGAGGGCCTCATCGGGAAACCTCCATCCAGTAGCCCCGGAACGTCAGGAGAACCCACGTCACCATGACCAGCACTCCCAGGATGAAGAAGAGTCGATTGCGCCGGTCGCCGCCCGCGCTCCGGTCCAGGAACGGAAGGAAGAGCACGCCCCCGAGGAGCGTGACCAGCAGGAGCCCGCGCAGGAATCGCGGCACGAACGAGGGGAGCGATTCCAGCACCGCGTGGGGTGCGAGCAGATACCACGGGGGATGCGCGTCCGGCAGCGTCCGCAGCGGATCGGCTGCGGGCGCGTACGGCTGCGGCCAGACGATCGCCAGGGTCAGGAGGACGCCGACCAGGACGATCAGGATGAGGACCATGTCGTACATCGCGAGACGGATCGATCGCCCGGCCCGGAGCGGGGGAGCCGCCAGGCGCGACATCCCAACCCGCCGCACGCTCGAGAAGTGCAGGTAGAAGAGCCCGAGAATCAGGGCGGGGAATACCGCGATGTGGAGCACGTAGAAGCGCGTCAGCGCGAGCGAATCGAGCCCGGTCCCTCCGACCAGGAACGCCACCATCGAGCCGATCACGGGGAGCCCGTCGATCACCTCACGGGCGCGCACCGTGGTCCAGTACCCCTTGTCGTTCCAGGGGAGGAGCCGTCCCGTCAGGTCGAGGAACGTGCCCACCACGAACGCGAGCACCGCGGCCATCCAGATGATCTCGCGACCCCTCGCGTAGAGCCCGCCAAGGAAGAAGCGGATCACGCGGGCCGCGAGGACGAGCAGGAAGAGCGTGGCGGCCCATCCGTGCGTCTGGCGGATCAGGAACCCGAACTGCACGTCCCGAGAGATCGTGGTCACCGAGGCGTACGCCACATCGGCGGTCGGCTGGTAGTAGAAGGACAGGAGGGTCCCGGTCGCGGCCAGGAAGAGGAAGAGGATGAACGAGACGATCCCGAGCACTCGGGGCCACTGGGCGTACGAGGGGAGGGGCTGGTGAAACGCATCACGGAGCGCCTCGCGGAGTGGCTTGCGCGAATCCAGCTCCGTGGGGAGAAGGCCGAAGACGCTCAGGAAGGAAGCGATCTCGGTCAGGTTGATTCGCGCCTCGAGCCACGCGAGGAGCGACTGTCTGCCGCCGGGCTCCCCTTGCACGGGACCTCCGCTCATAGGTGGACGATGATCTCATCCGACCGGATCTCGGCCGGGTACTGGGGGAGGGGCCGCTTGGGAGGGCCGGAGAGGACGTTCCCGGTCTTGTCGAACGAGCCGTCATGGCAGGGACAGAGCAGCGTGCCGTTCTCGCGGTTCCAGTGGAGCACGCAGCGAAGGTGCGTGCAGATGGCCGAGACCGCGAGGACCTTGGACTCTCCCAGGCGGACGACGAAGACCGGTTCCGTGCCGTGGCGCACGAGCCTGGCCTCGCCGACGGCCAGCGAGGAGAGCGTGCCGGCGCGGAGGATGCGCTCGCCCGGGCGCGCCTCTTCGTCCGGCGCCTTCAAGAACGACGCTCCGACGACCCCCGCCGCGGGCGCCCAGAGGAGCAGGAACCCGCGGGAGAGCCACTTCAGGAAGCCTCGACGATCGGGATCGGCCGCGTCTCGGTCGCTCAGGTGGTGCCTCCTTCCTCGCTCGGTGGGGTCGTGGCCTCGGAAGACGGCCTGCCTGCGGTTGCTCCGACCAGCGAAGCTCCTTCCGTCCGGCCCTCGTCCTTGCTCTCGCTCGTCCGCTCGTCCTGGCGCCGCTTCTCCGTGGCTTCCAGCTCGAGAGGATGCTCGTCGCGCATCTCTTCCTCCGAGAGGGTCCCGGTCAGCCAGGCCAGGTTCATCGGGTAGACGTCCGGGTTGAAGACTACGAAATACAGGTGCCAGACGAGAATCGCAAGCGTCGCGAGGACGGCCTCGTACACGTGGATGCTGCGCGCGGCGTCCCACCCGAGCTTGGTCAGGAGGGCGATCGCCGGATCCTGGAACCAGAGGACGACCCCGGTCGCCGCCATCACGACCGACCCCCAGACCAGGGCCCAGTACTCGCTCTTCTCCACGTACGAGAAGCGGCCGAACCGGGGGCGCTCGCGCGTGCGGCCGAGGTAGTACCGGACCGCGTTCTTCACGTCGGTCAGGTCGCTCGGACGGGGCCGCATGTCGCGGAAGAACTCGCGCCCGCGAGCGGTCAGCGTCAGGTAGCCGATGTGGAAGAGGGACGCCGCGATCATGACCACGCCCGCGATCCGGTGCGTGATGCCGCGCCACTCGAACAGGGTCGCGCTGAACCGGCGGATTCCTTCGAAGAGCCAGGCCTCCGGGTAGCGGAGCGCGAACCCGGTCAGGACCAGGACCGTGAAGCTCACCACCAGGAGGCCGTGCTGCACCCGCTCGCT
The Candidatus Eisenbacteria bacterium DNA segment above includes these coding regions:
- a CDS encoding NapC/NirT family cytochrome c → MSAESPPPVPLPTRIREALRSRGWRTAGLGAGILAAVGLIGLFITVEVTSQPQFCGSCHIMKPYYDSWRHSSHKNIECVDCHIPPGVTAEIHKKFEALSMVASYFTATYGTNPWTEIEDAACLRCHERRLLMGKEMVGDVLFDHSAHLVEMRRGKTLRCTSCHSQIVQGSHIAVTTSTCILCHFKGQKAGEGSARCTLCHLNPRKTVRAGEVQFDHSKAEEFGMECVWCHAQPAGSTGEVPRERCVTCHNQQARLEKYRDTDLLHRKHVAEHKIDCMDCHLLLEHVTPVDAKLAATRINTAASECKSCHDTSHSPQLSLYTGTGGRGVPAMPSVMYQAGVRCEGCHMELPGHGGEVNRASNVSCMACHGAAYEKIYRNWKEGTERRTAAVANQLDATARALGAGDPRLADARHNLALVRRAHGIHNVPYSYALLRK
- a CDS encoding cytochrome c3 family protein, whose protein sequence is MPAGARPARTSGMCGVCHSDVRVEYDKGIHKSEEVGCVSCHGGDPAAITVAGAHRGQGYRGKPRRRDIPALCATCHSDIAQMRPYNLPADQYALYKTSQHGIALAKGDESVAVCTDCHGEHEIRPGTDPKSLVAKRNIPSTCGRCHGDAALMARHGVRENVYEDYKDGVHGRALLLDGNDSAPHCANCHGSHGAVPPGLGNVDKVCGQCHTKTRSYFLASVHRGSIERGRRSECIACHQNHKTAEPRLDSFDVICRDCHEPGDPEGRVAGRIQVMLTSADEAIQKAHHAVEKAASIPINTEDYQSRLEDARTALLETFPVTHTVDTTQIESHTRRARSIASEVTREIDEKLTGRRWRYVGLGLFWFYLFLTAAIVVRARRREATGREP
- a CDS encoding cytochrome b N-terminal domain-containing protein, translating into MQGEPGGRQSLLAWLEARINLTEIASFLSVFGLLPTELDSRKPLREALRDAFHQPLPSYAQWPRVLGIVSFILFLFLAATGTLLSFYYQPTADVAYASVTTISRDVQFGFLIRQTHGWAATLFLLVLAARVIRFFLGGLYARGREIIWMAAVLAFVVGTFLDLTGRLLPWNDKGYWTTVRAREVIDGLPVIGSMVAFLVGGTGLDSLALTRFYVLHIAVFPALILGLFYLHFSSVRRVGMSRLAAPPLRAGRSIRLAMYDMVLILIVLVGVLLTLAIVWPQPYAPAADPLRTLPDAHPPWYLLAPHAVLESLPSFVPRFLRGLLLVTLLGGVLFLPFLDRSAGGDRRNRLFFILGVLVMVTWVLLTFRGYWMEVSR
- a CDS encoding Rieske (2Fe-2S) protein, which codes for MKAPDEEARPGERILRAGTLSSLAVGEARLVRHGTEPVFVVRLGESKVLAVSAICTHLRCVLHWNRENGTLLCPCHDGSFDKTGNVLSGPPKRPLPQYPAEIRSDEIIVHL